Below is a window of Mauremys mutica isolate MM-2020 ecotype Southern chromosome 11, ASM2049712v1, whole genome shotgun sequence DNA.
TGTACGCACACACAGCAGCGCAGCAAATGCATTTTTCTTTGGGTTATTacatccccttccctcccaaaCAGGAGTCTGGTGGTTTTCGATTTAATAGGGGACCGCTTTGGTGACAAATCTACATCTGATCCCTGGAAATGTGCCATGGCTTCTGTGCTTCTCCTGCCCTAGCCACTGAAGGATACACACAATATAATTTCTTTTACCCCTCACTGACATCcatgccctccctcccagcatgccAAGGGTTAAGTTATTTTAATACCTACCTATCAGCATGAAATACTTACCCAGATGCTAGCACAGGGACAGGCAATCTATGCCTTTCTTAAGTGCTCATCACCACAGTGTCTACCCTATCAGAAGGTGTTGAATACAAGTACTATTAGAGTCATGATTGGAACATATTCTCTGTCTCGCCCTGGGATACAAGTGGATGAGTTGCACTCTAAGCCTCCAAGATACTAAAGGGGCCAGCTTGAAATAATTATGGTATGAGAGCAGAGAGATATCAACATACAATGCCCTGGGCCTGCTCAGCCTTCTATCTGTTCACACCTCTCTGTTTCAAATGTAAATGCAGGGAAACCTTGGCTTCCCAGGAGCAAGTCTAGATCCAGCTGTCTTGACATGGGGTGTGGCTGCAGATTTTAGACGGTGGAGGTGAAGTAGCacgttaaaatatatatatataatcttacCCGGTTAAGCTCCTGAATTCTGGGCCTGAGCCAATGCCTCTCAAGCTGGCAAGTGCTTCCATGTGCTGACGAAAGCCGTGGGGATGAGTGAGTACGGCACTGTTGTTATACAGTTCCACGTGTCCGAGGTAGGGTCATAACAATCCAGCGTTTTACACCTCTGCGTCCCAAAGTAACCCCCCACCACATAAAGCTTATTCCCCGAGGCCAAGGCATGGCATGACATGCGCTTGGCAGTCATGTCCCCGATCCGTGTCCACTGGTCCGTTTCACAGTCGAAGCGGTAGGCGGATGCAGCTGTGAATTCAGTGTCCCCGCCCATGATGAAAATCTGGCTGCCTAGAACAGCGGCGGCAGTGTAGCGCCAAGGTTGGGGGCACTCTGCTTTGATTGCCCACCGGTTCACGACAGGATCGTAGCACTGGACTTTGGACACCAAGTCCCGGTAGATACTGGTCCCGCCAAAGACAAAAAGCTTCAGCCTAGCACTGACGACTGCAGCGTTGCTGACTCCATCCCTTAGAGGAGCCACCATGGTCCATTTGTTGGAGACAGGGTCATACTTCTCTACCTGCTTCAAGGAAACAGAGGGAGACGCCGGAAAGACACCGGCCACCGCAGTGTGCCCACCGACCACGTAGAGGCAGTTCTCCAGTTCAGCTGAGCCATGCCCAAACCTAGCTATCAGCATGGGAGCAGCTTTGGACCATTCCTCATGAACGGTGTCATACACCCAGACGTCTTTGGAGACCCCGTTCTCTGAGCCCCGCCCGCCGGTGACATAGACTTTGCAGCCAATGGCACAGGCACTAAACTCTTTCCTTGGGCTTGGCAGGTCTGCTTTGGGGATGATCTCTTTTGCCTTTTGATCCACCTGGTAGATCTTATCACACATAAAGGTCTGCCCGCCCAGGATCAGCAAGGTGTGCCCGGCTTTGCGGGGCTTGGCACAGGGGCTGGTGACCACCCCGTCATTCTGGAGGATCTTCTTCTTGCAGTGCATGGCCTCCTCCATGATGAGCTTGTTCCTCTCATCTGCCATGATCAGGTCCTCGCACGCCATGGCTTCCTTGAGGCACTTGGAAGGCAACAAGGCCAGACGCACGTTCCTCAGCAGCTCTGGGAGATGCACCTTCCGCTTGTCCAAGTCATACTTCACCCACTGAATGATGGCCCTGAAGACCTTCTCCTCGTCCTCTATCTCCAGCTCGTCACTGGAGATCAGGTCCAGCAGGGTGTCCTTGGAGAGGTTGTTGAAATCCTCGCTCTTGTGCACGGTTTCAAAGTTGACCAGGCACATCCTCCAGGACAGCTCATAGAGTCTGCGGCACTGATGAACATCCGAGAGCAGCATCATGCCCAGGCAGTTGGAAGGGTAGAGATTCTTCTCAAGGAACTCGGCCGCTGCGTCTCGGACGTCGTGGAACTGCAGCATGTCCCCAGCCTCCAGCAGGGACTCTGCGTTCTCCTCATTGATGATGATCTGGGAGGAGTACGCAAAGTCGAGCAGCAGCTCCAACACCTCTGGGTGGAGGCTGTCATGGAAATTCACCTCATCATCCAGGCTCTCCCGCAGGCCATTGCTGAACATGGCCTCGAAAtagctgctggaagcagccagcacagcTCGATGGCACGGGAAGGACCTGTTCCCGGCCCAGAGGGTGACATCAGTGAACACGCAGCGCTTCCGAAAGGTGTTGAGATGGGACAGGACGCAGTCTGGGTGGGAGGTTTTGTGGAAAAGCAAGATGTTCATAGAGCCAGTGCTCGTTCGGGATTTACGGTTCTCGTGGACGCTGACCGACATGATGACAGTGGCACGGTCTGCTGAGGAGTGAACAGAAAATAAGTGAATTAGTGGTGCTTAT
It encodes the following:
- the KLHL25 gene encoding kelch-like protein 25, producing MSVSVHENRKSRTSTGSMNILLFHKTSHPDCVLSHLNTFRKRCVFTDVTLWAGNRSFPCHRAVLAASSSYFEAMFSNGLRESLDDEVNFHDSLHPEVLELLLDFAYSSQIIINEENAESLLEAGDMLQFHDVRDAAAEFLEKNLYPSNCLGMMLLSDVHQCRRLYELSWRMCLVNFETVHKSEDFNNLSKDTLLDLISSDELEIEDEEKVFRAIIQWVKYDLDKRKVHLPELLRNVRLALLPSKCLKEAMACEDLIMADERNKLIMEEAMHCKKKILQNDGVVTSPCAKPRKAGHTLLILGGQTFMCDKIYQVDQKAKEIIPKADLPSPRKEFSACAIGCKVYVTGGRGSENGVSKDVWVYDTVHEEWSKAAPMLIARFGHGSAELENCLYVVGGHTAVAGVFPASPSVSLKQVEKYDPVSNKWTMVAPLRDGVSNAAVVSARLKLFVFGGTSIYRDLVSKVQCYDPVVNRWAIKAECPQPWRYTAAAVLGSQIFIMGGDTEFTAASAYRFDCETDQWTRIGDMTAKRMSCHALASGNKLYVVGGYFGTQRCKTLDCYDPTSDTWNCITTVPYSLIPTAFVSTWKHLPA